A genomic window from Fusarium oxysporum Fo47 chromosome VIII, complete sequence includes:
- a CDS encoding uncharacterized protein (expressed protein), with the protein MLRVCFSSLMLWRISGSRVRDDPIAVVGQHTSGCFISRRGYARKGGGNDGKKRHDDHVATVIYIRTTRGGWRRWCSGHLRLNFISDSMRQNAKGNGTKWNGMIWNEMVFSVHSDSLAFRYTWTASRHAFAPLLALDVAHSLNADESHHVAIG; encoded by the coding sequence ATGCTTCGAGTGTGTTTCAGTTCTTTAATGTTGTGGAGGATTTCCGGTTCAAGGGTTCGGGATGACCCTATCGCTGTCGTTGGCCAGCATACTTCTGGCTGTTTTATCTCCAGGAGAGGTTACGCACGAAAAGGGGGAGGTAATGATGGTAAAAAGCGTCACGATGATCACGTCGCAACCGTCATATACATACGTACGACTCGGGGTGGATGGCGGAGGTGGTGTTCAGGGCATTTGCGGTTGAATTTTATTTCGGACTCAATGAGGCAGAACGCGAAAGGGAATGGAACGAAATGGAACGGAATGATATGGAATGAAATGGTTTTCTCGGTGCATTCTGACTCTCTGGCCTTTCGTTATACGTGGACAGCCTCTCGCCATGCTTTTGCCCCTTTGCTGGCTTTAGATGTTGCTCACTCACTTAACGCTGACGAATCACATCACGTCGCGATAGGTTAG